In the Abyssisolibacter fermentans genome, TTAGACCACTATAAGCATGAATGTTTATTTTCACAGGTGTTATTTCTTCATATCTATATAAACCATTAAATCCAACTTCAGCATCTAAGCTTATTGAAGACTGAGCATGTAATGCATTTAATGGTAAAAGAGTCAGTATTACTATCATAAAAAGTATTCTAAATGCAATATTTTTCATTAACTTTTTCACCTTCTTTTCATAATTATTCAGTAATTAATTCATTATATTTCTTTTCAATGAAAATTTTATTCATAGAACTATACCATCTTCTTTTTTTACTATCTAATATTCTGTAATGGCCACTTACTATATTTTGTTGTAAAGTAAATTTGTCATTAGATAGAATATCTTTCCACCATATTTTACCTCCTATAGTATGTTTCTTAGGCTCTAAAAATTTTTCTAAAGCAATTAAGCTTATAAGTTCTACAGGATCATCTCCTAATGTCATTTTTAAAATTTCGCTCTCTCTAAAAATAGCACAAATAGCAGCTAATAATGACCAACTTAATTTTTTTCTCCCTTTTTCTATCTCTACTAAAGATTTTTTAGAAACACCAATAATATTAGACATTTCATCTTGAGTAAAATTATTCTCTATTCTTATAAGCTTTATTTTACTTGATAATAAATCTATCAATTCACTTTTGTTCATTTTTTTCACCTCTTTATCATTTATTATCAATTTAGTGTAATTTTACACTAAACTATGCTATATTACAATATGTTTTATTAGATTAAAATGAAATTAAAATAATTTAAAGAACTGATAAGTAAAATACTTTTATTTAGACTCCCTAATATATTAAAAACACTTCAAAATTATTTTATTTTGGTATGTTAACATTGAGATCTTAATGAGATAACTTATTAATATTTAAAGCCCTAATCAACAGATATAAAAAATACAACCAAAAAATAGCTAAGAAATCTCTAAGGTTTCTACGGAAGATCACTTTCAAAAGCTTGTTTTTATGGCGCTTTTAAGTAGAAAACCAAAATCTAAGATTTTGAGTGAATCACTTACTCATAGGAACGTAGTGAGTAGTGAGTTTCTTATTTATTTAGAAACAAGCTTGTGTCGGAACCGTAGAAGATTCTTACAGATTTCCTATGCCAGTGAGTTGTGAAATATAACTTTTTAGTTACATTGAAATTCCCACAACGCTTGCCAAGTAAAGAGGGCTCTTGGTTTTCACCAAGAGCCCTTCTAGTAATTTCTATTCAACTTCAATATCTCCTGAAACAGTGGATAATTGTACTTTAACACTGCCATTTCCTACCTTACCTCTTATTTCGTTACGACCACTTTTATTTATTTTTAAAGCTATATCTGTAGATAGAGAACCTGATGTTGATTTCATTATTAAATCCATATCAGCATTATCTGGAGCTTTTAAATTAATGTCA is a window encoding:
- a CDS encoding helix-turn-helix transcriptional regulator yields the protein MNKSELIDLLSSKIKLIRIENNFTQDEMSNIIGVSKKSLVEIEKGRKKLSWSLLAAICAIFRESEILKMTLGDDPVELISLIALEKFLEPKKHTIGGKIWWKDILSNDKFTLQQNIVSGHYRILDSKKRRWYSSMNKIFIEKKYNELITE